Within Primulina tabacum isolate GXHZ01 chromosome 5, ASM2559414v2, whole genome shotgun sequence, the genomic segment CCGACAAAGTTTGATACGGAAAGCTAACCCAATACTTCATATTTCATACACGGCGCAAGAAACAGGGGATACAACCACCCTTGCATCAATTTGGTACAATATAGTACAGATATCTCATGGAGAGGATTGACAGAATGAGTTGTGTGATCCAACCACCCTTAATATAAGAGTTTAAATTATGACTGGATAAATCATAAATTTCCCTTGATCAAAATCACCAGCTGGGCTTCATTTATCAATGTAAGAGTTTATATTATAAGCCCTAAATCAATATCATCCAGAACCCCGCAAAGAATTTGAAATTACCTGGATTCCAGGTGCACGAAATCCATTTACTTTCATTATATGATTAATGGCACGAAATTCCCAAAAAAAGTGTCAGCAATCAATTTGATTCACATATTTCAATGAATTAAGGCTGAAGAGTTATCTAGTTACTTCGTATTCGATAGAATGTCCCAATTGAATTATGATGAAATATCCCCATTAATTGAATTGTAAAGGTCATTTATTCTTCTTGTCATCTGTTATTTTCCAGTCCAGAAACGAAGATATTAAAATTCTCAATGTGATATACCTGAAAAAGATGATCGTCGGAAGCCCAAGCAACTCTTCTCGATTTCTTCGATCTtctcattttttaaaatgacgttcgattgttgatatgaaaatatttaaggcAGAACGTCAGTTTTAGTGTTTTTATGTATCAaggtaatttattttttattggatcaattattgtcttttattaagtttaaaaacaatttaaaaaaaatcatatgattaaataaataaataatgttattattaaatatttataattaaataattttaaaaaaattaaaacaataacatatgtttaacaatataattaataaattttaataatgatATTAACAATTTAATTGAATGATTTCaggggaaaaaaataaaattaattatttaaacatagatataatattatatttgattcaataaaaacaaaaaatatcacATCTTAATATATACAATATTAATCTATATTAAAAATTCGATCCACGTTTTGCAATCATATCCACGAATTTCTTGTGAGACtttctcacgaatttttatctgtgatacgggtcaatcctgcaatatttacaataaaaagtaatactcttagcataaaaagtaatattttttcatggatgacccaaataaagatATATGCCTCGCAAAATACTACCCGTGAAACCGtcacacacaaatttttacctttTGTAATACATATTAAAAATGAGATGCTCACATTTGTCCTTGTTTTATTTCGGTAAATAAGGTGTAATATCGAACAATTGTTAAACTTTTCAAAGACTTATAATCATTAtacaacttaaaattattttgatggaccaaaataatgtttttacTGTATATTCGAATCATCCTCATGGGCTTTTAAAACCGAGTAAATATTTAGCTTGAACTCGAAAAttgattccaagattttaacaAGAATTGAAAAGTCATCGGATCCGTTGGGAGgcaataatatttttctttcttgctaCAGTAAATGAATATTTACATCAGAAATTGGTGAAGTCTATATTACCAATTTGTAcgatattaaatcatatattaaaaaaaacttattaaTTAGTAATAATATGCAAAAATGTGTTTTTGTAAACAGATTTAAATTGtcgaaattaatttattaaattaacatTATACAAAAACAGCCCAGAATCAGTGAATCGTCATAATATAATTCCTATTGCCGTATCAGAAAATATTGGTGCACATGTAAGAGAAATAAAAAATGTGGAAAACAAGAAAAGGGTATTTTAAATAGATTATGGTTTAATACACAGACTCCCCCTCCGCGTTCGAGTTAGACTGACATCAAACTGAGGATGGCATTTTGCTAGAAAGGGttcaaaattaaaatgcatCCAGAAAATTAAAACGAAATAAAAGTTCAATTAAGATGAGGAGTCCTTAACACTTCAACAATAGAGGtataaaataaatcaatcaaATTCAACAAGGGTGAAGCTCAGGTCTTTTTAGGTCTTCCCCTCTTCCCGGTTCCTTTTCCTCCACCAGATTTCTGAGCAGCTGTCAATTTTGATGGATGCCCAGAACCCCGGCCGCCACTACCTTTCTTCCTTGGAGCAGATTTACCAGAATTTTTGCCTCGTCCTCTACCGGAGTACTTTCCGTTCATTTCTTTGTCGCTGTCGTCACTGTCATCAAAATCACTATTCTCCTCGTTCTCACCCTCAGATTCTGAAGAAGCTTTCCCTTTCTTTCGCTTTTTTGAGTTCTGAGAGGTTTTCACAGAACTTCTATCAGGAAGTTTTTCTGTTATTGGGGGTTCAGGTTTATTATTGGGATCTTCAAGGCCTGCACCAGGGAAAGTTTAGAAACAACATACAGTAAAAATTTGCCAAACCAAGTCATGTTGAAACATCGACAAGTTCAACTACTGGGAGAAATATGACATCACCCAAAAAAGTTATATGACGAAATACAAACAGCTGGTTTTGGAAACTGACTCTCGGTTCTTGAAAATAGACCCAATTCTCTTTGGTCTTCCTACTTGAAATAGTAGTGAAATATTTTTGAGGATCTTTACTAGTTTTCAAACATCGCCTCCAAAATATGGCAGGCAGCGCCCATACAAGATGTTATGACAGCATACCTTCACCAGTAGCTTTGCCATCATGGATTTCAAGCTGTCAAGAGAGACAAAGAAAACATCATATGGACTTTGAAATCTTACCATCTTATCAAGGGAGAGGTTTTGATGCTGGCTTTTGATCTCTCAAGCCTTGACCAAACTTCATTTCCCAAAATTGCCTCTTAAAACCAAAAACCCCAAACAACCCAAATCCTAAAAAAACAAAATCTATCTTacaagaaaaaaacaaacaaaagcgAAACCtatttcaacaaaaaaaattctTCATATAAATATTCCCAACAAATAAAAAACAAATCCGAAGGAATCTACAAGCAATCAAACGAAATAACAAAccaaaaaaaatctatttaaaCAAACATTTACTTTATGTAAATATTCCTAACcactaaaaaatatatatccatACAAAAAAGAAGAACTATGTAAGCAAACATTTAGTAAACACACGTTGCTTTTATACAGTATATACAAGTAATGTGTGCTATATAGACACTGGCATAGATAAATTTTACAAACATGGCTAATGAAGGTTTTCAGTACCCCATGCAgacaaaaatatttctttttcgGTAAGCATGTTTTTATGCGCAAAGGGTTGAAATCACCCTGAGTTAGAACACTCATTTCAAgtgtcataaaaaataattatattttttcaatCATGATTTTAGCATAATCTCtccataaaaatatttgaaaaatcttTCTcactttcttttctttcttgtttaaAAAACCACAATTATGCTTTCATTATATTCATATTGATACTTTCCGCAATAGTTTCAAGGGACTTGAAAACATGCGTATCACAAATTGTTTGCAGGGGTTTcagttataattttaaaaacaaaaatgaagTTTAGCTTATTGATTTTCACATGACACTAAATTTTTCCAATCACAAGGTCACAACACTGTCAGAAGCAGAAGAATAAAGAAAGTCAACGCCTCGTCATGCCCCAGACATACTGGAAAATTAAGTGAAAAGAGTTAACCATATACCTTCTCAAGACGATCAGCAACATTGGTTCTATCAACAACCACCAATGAATGGGCAAATCCACAGGCAACACTACACCAAAAAACAAGCCTGGTGTgataaaaaatgacaaaaagAATTTCCATATTCACAGGATGATACAAACCTGATAACATGCATGCCCTCTAGCAAGTCTACCTTTTTAGGCGCTGCAGAAGATCTGCAGAGTAGAGACACGATGGAAGATAAAACAAAGGCATCAAAATACAATGACACGTACAATTTCAATAAAAACATTTGTATTGCGGAGCATGAGCCTGCATATGTAGCATGCAAAAATTAGAAAACAAAATACTTTTGTCCAAGAGGTCCGTATCCCAGTTCGCCAGATTGTGCATGGCCCCAGCTTATACATGAAGAATCAGAACCAACAAAATGATGCATAGAGCCTGAATCCATACAGCGTAGATGCCAACCACTGTAGAACAACACAGGTATTAAACGCTAAAGCTAGATTACCAAATGTTttgaaataaagaaaacactAAGAGATATCAGAAGATAGTGTCATACTATTGAGGTAGAAAAGAGAGGAACTGTCTTGAATAGAGTCAATTAGgtgaataattaataaatataataacaaaatccaAGGCAGTCGTTCAGGTTTTAGAAGTGTATAATTAATCATTATTACATCAAAATCCAAGGAAGTGGATCAGGTTTTAGAAGGgtataaataatcattattacaATGAAGTCCAAGGAAGTGGTTCAGGTTTTAGAAGAGCACAGTTAATCATTATTACAACAAAGTCAAAGGGAGTGATTCGGGTACTTTTTATCTCTAAATTTTTTTGGATTGAGGGGCTCAAAAGAGAAGCAAAGAACACAGCATCTAAATATGGAAAACACTGCACAAACAAATATTTGAATATAAGGAGGTAAAAGACGTGTTCGGTTCCTTCCAATGCAGTTACTTCTGTATATTGTGACAGCTGTTTCCAAATGCCAACGCGTAGAATGATAGAAACAATATGAAGATATCACCAAATACACATCTTTTGTATCTTCCCGCAAAAGATACAAACACTTTACTTTACCAGACCTGATAGAAGATGAATAAACAAAAGCATTGATTCACATGaatgaaaacaaaataggacCTTAAATCCATCAAAGGCTTAGGGTACATCCAGTCATCTCCATTGTTCTTCAATTTCCCCCACATGTAAAGCTGCCCACCTCCTGCAAAATCAATAATTGCAGCACTTTCAGAGTGTAAAATTCACAAGAAATTCTGTTCTCCTGAAACCATCATACGACTAACTTGGTGAATAGAACTACAAGGAGTTTTTCAGCAGCCAGAGAAATTTTAAGAAAGAGCACAATAAATATCAAGTTTTGAGAATAACTTGCTTCCGAACATTACAATTGATTAAAAAAAGTTCTTCACTAACTGAATCCAATATGTTCTCATGTAAAGACAGTGAGAAATTCCATGGAATTCAATTATGCCACAACCACAAACAAATTAAGGTCAACCAAGTATCCCAATTGTATTTcaatataaatcaataaaaaaatggCGATAAATTACGGGACACAAAAAATCAAATGTTACACATAAAATGGACTGGAAAAACCACACAGCAAAAAGAACATGGCACAACCTACCAGCTGTACATGCAGAATTGACAGAACCCGCAGAAACAATTGCATCAGCAGGTAAAACATTATGCCTCGTGAAAACATCAACTCGCCGTGGAGACCATTCGTCCTTCTGTTCTCTATGTCCAAGCCTGTCTCCAGAATCGAATTGATTACACCCATAATAGTGGAAAAAATGCACCAAATAAGATGACAATAGAGGTTACTTTTTACCTTCCGTAACCACCAAAGCCCCACCTAATCATTCATTGACAAGAGAAAATCAGATTACATAGAATATGCAGGCGTGATCGTCTCGCAAATAATCATATAACCTAATACAAAATCCATGAAATGCAAAACTTACGTGTAAACATAACCATTCTTATCGACTGCCACTGAGGCCAAAGAAAAACAAGGAATCAGGAATGATTATTTCACAGTATCCATGATAAGCAAGTTACAAGATGACATGATAATATAGGTACGCCATGAGCAGGCAAACTAGATGTGTGAATACCAGTATGATTAGTTCCACAAGCAACTTTGACTATAGTTTCTCCAGCAAGAGACGCTATTGCCCTAGGGCGAGGTTGGGCTTCATAGGCAAGCCGCACAGAACTATCTTTGGTATTATACTGTCAAACAAAAGAATGTTCTTAAATTACTGAAACGCACAAGCAAAAAGGAAAGATAATATAAATTGCTAAGAAATTGAAATTTTCAGTGTCAAGACATCTAACTAAATTGTAGATTAAGCATCTTCTGTAAAAAGGTAATTCCTAAATTATGAGCCAGTTCCTAAactagaaaaacaaaaaaacaatcCAGTCATTCCAAAATGAAACAAGAGGTACGAGCATCATTCAGTTTTTTACTCAATCAAGGTtttggtttaaaattttctGCACTAGCAACCTCAAACTCATGGCAAAACAAAATAATACAAGGGCTTCTGCACACTTGACACAGAACCCATTATAGACAGACGATTTGAAGTCTATGATCACTGAAACTGATATTTACTGGAAAAGAGATCATATTTGGGTAAAATGGCGCCCTGTCTAATCACACTAGCTAAATGTGTACACTAACCACTTGAGAGAATTCCAAGACTGGGacaaatttgatttaaaaaaaaggcCGAGAATGTCTACAAATTTAATGAAACAACTGACAAATTTGGGCATAAATGCCTACAAAAGCACAAAAATAAGATAAGTAGCACTAAGCCCACACCTCATTGTCAGTACCGTGCCCAAGCTGTCCATACTGTGGAAGACCAGCAGTTCTTGGAGAAATAGATTAAAAATCAGTGTATTTTGAACagataaatagaaaaaaatcacAATAAGAAAGTTGCCCAGTCCTTGATTGGACCTTTTTACCCACAATCAACTAAAACGAATTTTAAAAAGTTATGGAGAAACTATTAAAAGACAGTTTAAATCGGTTTGGATAGAGATTTAGTAGTTGATGTTATTTGCAATGCAGTGAGAGGCGAAAAGATTGCgtgaaaaaattaaaagagtgtATGATTGTAAACAGAAGAGCAAGAAAACATAATTGTGCGGCATATTAGCAATTGTGTACTGATTGTGTTTTGAGTGTTAATTTGTAACATAAAAATGTGTTGCGTGAAGATCTGAAAAAAAAAGCTCATGGACGTTAGGGCTCCAAAC encodes:
- the LOC142545948 gene encoding uncharacterized protein LOC142545948, translated to MEEEKKAEELKGGELLFCGTTAWDAIGRRRSLPEENLVSPTRLRPLMGVDIRFVFSGCVSCHCVALDIEGRCYTWGRNEKGQLGHGDKIQRDRPTIVSALSKHKVVKAGAGRSHTVVVTEDGLSFAFGLNKHGQLGSGSAKNEVEYSPVRCTVSEVKAAVCGGEFTVWLTSIEGSSILTAGLPQYGQLGHGTDNEYNTKDSSVRLAYEAQPRPRAIASLAGETIVKVACGTNHTVAVDKNGYVYTWGFGGYGRLGHREQKDEWSPRRVDVFTRHNVLPADAIVSAGSVNSACTAGGGQLYMWGKLKNNGDDWMYPKPLMDLSGWHLRCMDSGSMHHFVGSDSSCISWGHAQSGELGYGPLGQKSSAAPKKVDLLEGMHVISVACGFAHSLVVVDRTNVADRLEKLEIHDGKATGEGLEDPNNKPEPPITEKLPDRSSVKTSQNSKKRKKGKASSESEGENEENSDFDDSDDSDKEMNGKYSGRGRGKNSGKSAPRKKGSGGRGSGHPSKLTAAQKSGGGKGTGKRGRPKKT